The sequence below is a genomic window from Perca flavescens isolate YP-PL-M2 chromosome 24, PFLA_1.0, whole genome shotgun sequence.
CAGGTTTAAATTCAACATAAAGTacggaggaaaaaaagtcatatttgattcagtgggttttattaaaatgtttctctCATTCAGCTCATCACAGGAACAAAAGGCTCAGGATTTTGTGAAATGTGCCATAGTGACGGCCATTTAAAAACACTAGCCAAATATTACAAAGAAACAGTGCTACATTATGCCGTGTAGAACCGAAATcttcccacaaaaaaaaaaatcccgaAGATGAAATGTAAAAGGAAGTGCAACCATTAGTAAACAGAAGATAAGAACATCAGTAAGTTCAGAGATTTATACAAAGTGCAACAAGAACAGATCCCTTACAGGGCCTTAAACTATTTCAGAGAGTTAATATGCACAGTTTAGTGACACCATGGTGAGACAATTTTgtaaacacattcacacctttTTCCTTTTGGTCACATTTAAAATTCAATAATATTGCatcaatatatatttatataaatagcCATTTAATAGTAAGCTTtgtacacagatacatacagtcGACCTTGTAAAAATGAGACCAAATGTGCCCAAACCAACAGGGATGGATTCATTTTAGCAGCATCTTTGGCGCTTGTTGCCAGAGGGAAAACACCTGATTAGTTTAAAAAaggtatttaaaataaatatataaatacatacagtattgtgaggctctttttttttataaaaagtgGCAAGCCTCTTTAGCAGGTCAGTACTACTGGTACCCTACAGCCAGTGGTTTATTGCACAAGAGCAACAGGGAACAACTCCCCCTTGGCACGGACCAAACTCATGAGCGTCAAGCTGTCGGTAAAATTAGACCTGATCTGCATCCACTCAaatccagaaaaaaaataaagacatccCGCCTTCCCCGAAGAAATTCTGCATAGAATTCAATGGATGACATGAGAGATCAGTTCACTTGTGGCCCTTTTGGAGAACTCTTGTATGCAGCACTTAAGCAGATTTAAGGTTACAGTTACTTTTTGGTCAAAACGTCCCCAAGGAAAAGCTTTATGTTGAGGTGTGGCGAGTTACCCGAGCCAGCGGGGTGTCCACCAGTCCATCCATCAGTAGCAGCCGTCCCTCCAGCTGCTGTCCCGAAGGACACTGAGGGTGGACAGGCTCTTTGGAAactgcagaaaataataaaggaaTGGTCAATTAGGCATATCTGACAACCTTTATAAGAGAGCACAAACATTTTCTACTACTGCACAGTACTTCACAtggtttcatttatttatgacatTAGGCCTTTTAGGGAAGTGCAACATACTCCTTTTTTACCGTCTTCTATTTATTGATGTGTGTAGGTTATGTATTAGATAAACAGTGCTGGAGATGTCTGGttcaatgtttgtgttgtggattaTGGCTCATATATGCCTGTACTGGACAACAAATGGCCTCTCAGGGACATTCAAGTTTTCTACGTCTTTTCTAATCTAGCaattagggctgaaactaacgattattattttccattaatctgtcgattattttctcgattagttGTTGTGTCtataaaatagtgaaaaatgggTCGGCGTGGGGGCCGAGCCCTTGATGGTGGGGCTGACGTAGGCAAcgtagggttacattgcagtccggtctgtggctgccgactgcagcgatctctctctctctcttaatactggaccaatgtcaaagattgttgttcccatcagtcacttataacaaaaaaacaggGTTTATCTTGCTTTCTAGACGTTCCTGCTGGTACCAACCTGTTTGTAGAGGTTCCTCAGCTCTCTGTACTGCCACAGCGTGTTCAACACCTGCGCTGCCGCCTCCACAACCTTCATCGAGTACCTGGCGAATCAAGACGCACGCCGCATGTTAACACATGAAGTCGTTTCACACATCACAAAACTGTAATGCCAGTAAGATACCACTAAAGTACCTTTTGTTCTGAGAAAATGACTCAAAAGTCACTGGAAAtccttttctacttttttttaagttttttttttaaatatcgcaatatcaacttgtgcaataaacacattgcgcatgaaaatggcagaaaaatacactttaaaatgtaatgtcattgtttttttagtgctgccttttatattcaataaaatgttcaatttgttcaataaaataaagttggaaatgatttcctttcatttgttttaaactcaacaagcagtttgttgtattttagcagaatactgaaagcagcagaactatACCCTTTAATATCTggttatttatcgcaagtaatcgTTATTACGATATTCTACATTTTGCGTATttccctcatatcgtgcagcaaaataaaaaaaaaaaatgaaacgtaattaaagttaaaggttcgcagtgctgtggaggaaggtttggCTAGTTGACACAGCAATGCCAGACTactaaaaaagtaaaagctGACGTGTTTTGCAGAGACTTGATGAACCCTGCGGACAGATTTCCCCGTGACGTTTCTTTGCCGTTTCGTACCCTTTCCCCGTCCTTTACTGAAGTCCACCAGCTTCTCGATGCCTCGGCTGTCGGCCGGAGCTTTGGCGTTCTCCATGTTGCGGCTGGTGACCTCGTGCAGCGTGCAGCAGACCGACACCACCGTCTCGTCCGACAGCGCCGTCGGACTGCCGCCGGGCAGCCGGTTCCCAGATCCCGCATGGCGTAGCCTACTTTCCTGCAGGAGGAGGCACAGAACATGGACGTCATTTAGACTTTGTCGTAAAACTTGTGAAGCTTTACAGACACGGTCAAAAGATGATGCCTGTGTACTTATGTACTTACTAAAGTATGCAAAAAAAtcttccattgtagaaagagtaaaggatccaaccagctgtgtgttcaatggtctaatcatctcagctggacttgtagccgttatattgttggctagtttactttagaatcaagcatcagattttataaactgcatgtgttttgtgtgcagaaaccTTAATGTGTAaattaactagtaactaaagctgtaacagatgaatgtagtggagtaactaaagtaactagtaactaaagctgtaacagatgaatgtagtggagtaactaaagtaactggtaactaaagctgtaacagatgaatgtagtggagtaaaaagtacaatatttctctctcaaatgtagcggagtagaagtagaaagtgtcttaaagtgctcatataatgctttttggctttttccctttcctttattgcatatata
It includes:
- the LOC114550750 gene encoding uncharacterized protein LOC114550750 isoform X2 encodes the protein MEPVYRKVGYAMRDLGTGCPAAVRRRCRTRRWCRSAARCTRSPAATWRTPKLRPTAEASRSWWTSVKDGERVLDEGCGGGSAGVEHAVAVQRAEEPLQTVSKEPVHPQCPSGQQLEGRLLLMDGLVDTPLARVTRHTST
- the LOC114550750 gene encoding uncharacterized protein LOC114550750 isoform X1 gives rise to the protein MPGNRAIRKTMESQIDRATGEGKRGYKRCRDRSSHKSDSDVSEKITRNNVGTVHRLGKKDDPAFNMRPRPTIIQFGMRTTRSGGGRGRPESAKRCMFNSDRKVGYAMRDLGTGCPAAVRRRCRTRRWCRSAARCTRSPAATWRTPKLRPTAEASRSWWTSVKDGERVLDEGCGGGSAGVEHAVAVQRAEEPLQTVSKEPVHPQCPSGQQLEGRLLLMDGLVDTPLARVTRHTST